One Tepidisphaeraceae bacterium DNA segment encodes these proteins:
- a CDS encoding class I SAM-dependent methyltransferase has translation MDDAYLHEYEAFEKRHWWFVARRKIILQAIAKHARPDSRWLDVGCGSGVLLAANDTIADKVGVDLDPHNVERGRAKGLDVRTVQRGWDFSELGTFDLITLCDVVEHVEHEEPAIEAVYRALRPGGIVLVTVPALMSLWGPHDVVNHHYRRYTKRTLRRLFDGHRWQTLSSTYFSSLLLPMIWLARKAKNLRGRDTGHDLKFGNPKVDRALLSIFSLESPWLRIGTFPLGSSLMLVCRKRGRVE, from the coding sequence ATGGACGACGCCTACCTGCACGAGTACGAAGCCTTCGAGAAGCGCCACTGGTGGTTCGTCGCCCGGCGGAAGATCATCCTGCAGGCGATCGCCAAGCACGCGCGGCCGGATTCGCGCTGGCTGGACGTTGGCTGTGGCAGTGGCGTGCTGCTGGCGGCGAACGACACGATCGCCGACAAGGTCGGCGTCGACCTGGACCCGCACAACGTCGAGCGCGGCCGGGCCAAGGGACTGGACGTGCGAACGGTGCAACGCGGTTGGGATTTTTCGGAACTGGGCACGTTCGACCTCATCACGCTGTGCGACGTGGTCGAACACGTGGAACACGAAGAGCCGGCCATCGAGGCCGTCTACCGCGCGCTGCGCCCGGGCGGCATCGTGCTGGTGACGGTGCCAGCGCTCATGAGCCTGTGGGGTCCGCACGACGTGGTGAACCACCACTATCGCCGGTACACGAAGCGAACTTTGCGACGACTGTTTGACGGGCACCGCTGGCAGACGCTGTCGAGCACGTACTTCTCGTCGCTGCTATTGCCGATGATCTGGCTGGCGCGCAAGGCCAAGAACCTGCGCGGCCGCGATACGGGGCACGACCTGAAGTTCGGCAATCCGAAGGTCGACCGGGCGCTGTTGAGCATCTTCAGCTTGGAATCGCCGTGGTTGCGCATCGGCACGTTTCCGTTGGGCAGTTCGCTGATGCTGGTGTGCCGCAAGCGCGGGCGGGTGGAATGA
- a CDS encoding glycosyltransferase family 2 protein, which yields MAQTYHPLIPRPAPALLSVVIPVYNEQEVVPILRDHLTAWAAAQPYAIEIVLVNDGSTDRTIDALLTWANEDKRVVVIGLARNFGHQAAITAGLDVATGDAIVVIDADLQDPPDVIPQMVRQYELGYDIVYGRRLRREGEPVTKKLAGWAFYRFMRAFIYADLPTDTGDFRLISRRTLDALQQMRETHRFVRGMVAWLGFPSTAVEYARPPRAAGESKYPWRRLAKLAWTGAISFSPLPLRVSLGLGIAVALAGLGVAIYALAAKLSGQFIVPGWTSQVVVSCLIGGAVLISNGMLGEYVGRIFEASKGRPLYVVSLKKSKDEG from the coding sequence ATGGCACAGACCTATCACCCGCTCATCCCGCGACCTGCGCCGGCACTGTTGTCGGTGGTGATCCCGGTCTACAACGAGCAGGAGGTCGTACCGATCCTGCGCGATCACCTGACCGCCTGGGCCGCTGCGCAGCCGTATGCGATCGAGATTGTTCTGGTGAACGACGGCAGCACCGACCGCACGATCGACGCCTTATTGACCTGGGCCAACGAGGACAAGCGCGTGGTGGTGATCGGGCTCGCCCGCAATTTTGGCCATCAGGCCGCCATCACCGCTGGGCTCGATGTCGCGACAGGTGATGCAATCGTGGTCATCGACGCCGACCTGCAGGACCCGCCGGATGTGATTCCGCAAATGGTGCGCCAGTACGAACTGGGCTACGACATCGTCTACGGCCGGCGACTACGGCGCGAGGGTGAACCGGTCACGAAGAAACTCGCCGGCTGGGCGTTTTACCGCTTCATGCGGGCGTTCATCTACGCCGACCTGCCGACCGACACTGGTGACTTCCGCTTGATCTCCCGGCGGACGCTCGACGCGCTCCAACAGATGCGCGAGACGCACCGCTTCGTGCGCGGGATGGTCGCCTGGCTCGGCTTCCCCTCGACCGCCGTCGAGTACGCCCGCCCACCGCGGGCCGCAGGCGAAAGCAAGTATCCCTGGCGGCGGCTGGCGAAGCTGGCGTGGACTGGCGCGATCTCGTTTTCCCCCCTGCCGCTCCGCGTGAGTCTTGGCCTCGGCATCGCAGTGGCGCTGGCGGGCTTGGGCGTGGCGATCTACGCGCTGGCGGCGAAGCTGTCGGGGCAGTTCATCGTGCCGGGTTGGACGTCGCAGGTCGTGGTCTCGTGCCTGATCGGTGGTGCCGTGCTCATCAGCAACGGCATGCTCGGCGAGTACGTCGGCCGGATCTTCGAGGCCAGCAAGGGCCGGCCGTTGTATGTGGTCAGTTTGAAGAAGAGTAAGGATGAAGGTTAA